In Pseudomonas sp. R76, one genomic interval encodes:
- the ccmE gene encoding cytochrome c maturation protein CcmE codes for MNPLRRKRLLIILAILAGVGIAVTLALSALQQNINLFYTPTQIANGEAPVDTRIRAGGMVEKGSLKRSGDSLDVTFVVTDFNKAVTITYRGILPDLFREGQGIVALGKLNADGVVVADEVLAKHDEKYMPPEVTKALKDSGQSAPGSNAQPAKEG; via the coding sequence GTGAATCCGCTGCGTAGAAAGCGTCTGTTAATCATCCTGGCCATCCTGGCCGGCGTCGGCATCGCGGTGACCCTGGCCCTGAGCGCCTTGCAGCAGAACATCAACCTGTTCTACACCCCGACCCAAATCGCCAATGGCGAAGCGCCGGTGGACACGCGCATCCGCGCCGGCGGCATGGTCGAGAAGGGCTCGCTGAAACGTTCCGGTGATTCCCTGGACGTCACCTTTGTGGTCACCGACTTCAACAAGGCCGTGACCATCACTTATCGCGGCATCCTCCCGGACCTGTTTCGCGAAGGCCAGGGCATCGTCGCCCTGGGCAAGCTGAATGCGGACGGCGTAGTGGTCGCCGACGAAGTGCTGGCCAAGCACGATGAGAAATACATGCCGCCCGAGGTCACCAAGGCCCTCAAAGACAGCGGCCAATCGGCCCCTGGCTCAAATGCACAGCCTGCCAAGGAGGGCTAA
- the ccmA gene encoding cytochrome c biogenesis heme-transporting ATPase CcmA, with translation MTSPLLEAVALSCERDLRLLFEHLDLRLTGGDMVQVSGPNGSGKTSLLRLLAGLMQPTAGEVRLNGKPLTEQRSELARNLIWIGHAAGIKDVLTPEENLSWLSALHHPASRDAIWQALAAVGLKGFEDVPCHTLSAGQQRRVALARLYLPGPPLWILDEPFTALDKQGVAQLEEHLAQHCEQGGLIVLTTHHTLTRMPAGYRDLDLGRWWV, from the coding sequence TTGACCAGCCCTCTTCTTGAAGCCGTAGCGCTCTCCTGTGAACGCGACCTGCGCCTGCTGTTCGAGCACCTCGACCTGCGGCTGACGGGCGGCGACATGGTGCAGGTCAGCGGCCCCAACGGCAGCGGCAAGACCAGCCTGCTGCGCCTGCTGGCGGGGTTGATGCAGCCGACGGCCGGTGAGGTGCGACTCAACGGCAAACCCCTGACCGAGCAACGCAGCGAGCTGGCCCGCAACCTGATCTGGATCGGCCACGCCGCCGGCATCAAGGATGTGCTCACGCCGGAAGAAAACCTCAGCTGGCTCAGCGCCCTGCATCACCCGGCTTCCCGCGACGCCATCTGGCAGGCCCTGGCCGCTGTCGGCCTCAAGGGTTTCGAAGACGTGCCGTGCCACACCCTGTCGGCCGGCCAACAGCGCCGCGTGGCCCTGGCGCGTTTGTATCTGCCCGGGCCGCCGCTGTGGATTCTCGACGAGCCGTTCACCGCGCTCGACAAACAAGGCGTTGCCCAGCTCGAAGAGCACCTGGCCCAACACTGCGAGCAGGGCGGGCTGATTGTGCTCACCACGCACCACACACTGACGCGCATGCCCGCCGGTTATCGCGACCTCGACCTGGGCCGGTGGTGGGTATGA
- the fliK gene encoding flagellar hook-length control protein FliK — translation MTGEINLPTLPPAAPAPSPAPLPPTGELLKLLEPQTGLIDPGKTVNAEVIALKQGGDAFQLLLKLTLEGGRQTLVQASSAQPLPLGSNVAVSQTPTGNLTISLQQALSANVAALTRIDTTQMPVGTLLQAKVLTTQMLPQGTTQPAIYRSLVTVLNNALAGTTLTLESPQPLRVGSLLSAVVQNAQTLNFVPLSGLKDQLAVAQQLSTQQSRQGSLDVVFTAAQNLPTDDSTSTDLRAAAARLLAALPDLAQVSNPKVLAQLVQNSGAFLEAKLLAGQNPQIPPLDMKGALLRLVADLLPALPSATNLNAILAANTLAQVLPNFVRSPLNTLGQVSARQTPAGFPLPERLMAKLEGEGDLENLLRLAAGAISRLQSHQLSSLEQTGTTADGRLQTTWQLEIPMRTLQDIVPLQVKFQREEPAPDKDQPERKDKKDPKQMLWRVELAFDMEPLGPLQVQAQLTQGKLSSQLWATRPYTASLIESHLGSLRERLVTSGLNVGDLDCHLGTPPRGPRTGLEQRWVDETA, via the coding sequence ATGACCGGTGAGATCAACCTTCCTACGCTGCCGCCTGCCGCCCCGGCGCCCAGCCCTGCCCCGCTGCCGCCGACCGGTGAGCTGCTCAAGCTGCTGGAGCCGCAGACCGGCCTGATCGACCCTGGAAAAACCGTCAATGCCGAGGTGATCGCGCTTAAACAAGGCGGCGATGCGTTTCAACTGTTATTGAAGTTGACCCTCGAAGGCGGCCGCCAGACCTTGGTGCAAGCCAGCAGCGCCCAGCCGTTGCCGCTGGGCAGCAACGTGGCGGTGAGCCAGACGCCCACCGGCAACCTGACCATTTCCTTGCAGCAAGCCTTGAGCGCCAACGTGGCTGCCCTCACCCGCATCGATACCACGCAAATGCCGGTGGGCACGCTGTTGCAAGCCAAGGTGCTGACCACGCAGATGCTGCCGCAAGGCACCACGCAACCGGCAATTTATCGCTCGCTGGTGACCGTGCTCAACAACGCCCTTGCCGGCACCACGCTGACGCTGGAAAGCCCACAGCCGCTTCGGGTGGGCAGCTTGCTCAGCGCGGTGGTTCAGAATGCGCAGACCTTGAATTTCGTGCCGTTGAGCGGTCTCAAGGATCAATTGGCGGTCGCGCAACAGCTCTCCACCCAGCAAAGTCGCCAAGGCTCGTTGGACGTGGTGTTCACCGCCGCGCAAAACCTGCCGACGGACGACAGCACTTCCACCGACCTGCGTGCCGCAGCCGCGCGTTTGCTCGCGGCGCTGCCCGACCTGGCCCAAGTCAGCAACCCCAAGGTGTTGGCGCAACTGGTTCAGAACAGCGGCGCGTTCCTTGAAGCCAAGCTACTCGCCGGGCAAAACCCGCAAATACCGCCGCTGGACATGAAAGGCGCGCTGCTGCGCCTGGTCGCCGACTTGCTGCCGGCCCTGCCCAGCGCCACCAACCTCAACGCGATTCTCGCCGCCAACACCCTCGCCCAGGTGTTGCCGAATTTTGTGCGCAGCCCGTTGAACACACTGGGCCAGGTCAGCGCCCGCCAGACACCCGCCGGCTTCCCGTTGCCCGAGCGGCTGATGGCGAAACTGGAAGGCGAAGGCGACCTGGAAAACCTGCTGCGCCTGGCCGCAGGGGCGATTTCGCGCTTGCAGAGCCACCAGCTGTCGAGCCTGGAGCAAACCGGCACCACCGCCGATGGCCGCTTGCAAACCACCTGGCAGCTGGAAATCCCCATGCGCACCTTGCAGGACATTGTGCCGTTGCAGGTCAAGTTCCAGCGCGAAGAGCCGGCGCCGGACAAGGACCAACCGGAGCGCAAAGACAAGAAAGACCCCAAGCAGATGCTCTGGCGCGTCGAGCTGGCATTCGACATGGAGCCGCTGGGGCCGCTGCAGGTTCAGGCGCAACTGACACAGGGCAAACTGTCCAGCCAGCTGTGGGCGACGCGGCCCTATACCGCGAGTTTGATCGAAAGCCATTTGGGCAGCTTGCGCGAGCGCCTGGTGACCTCGGGCCTCAACGTCGGCGACCTCGATTGCCACCTCGGCACGCCGCCTCGCGGGCCGAGAACCGGGCTGGAACAACGCTGGGTGGATGAAACCGCATGA
- a CDS encoding DsbE family thiol:disulfide interchange protein — MKRWLMVLPLAAFLVVAVFLYRGLYLDPAELPSAMIGKQFPAFSLPTVQGDKTLTQADLLGKPALVNVWGTWCISCRVEHPVLNKLAEKGVVIYGINYKDDNAAALKWLAEFHNPYQLDIRDEDGNLGLNLGVYGAPETFFIDAKGVIRDKYVGVIDEVVWREQLAAKYQALVDEAKP, encoded by the coding sequence ATGAAGCGTTGGTTGATGGTGTTACCACTGGCGGCCTTTCTGGTGGTGGCGGTGTTTCTGTATCGCGGCTTGTACCTGGACCCGGCCGAGCTGCCCTCGGCGATGATCGGCAAACAGTTCCCGGCCTTCAGCCTGCCGACGGTGCAGGGCGACAAAACCCTGACCCAGGCCGACCTACTGGGCAAACCGGCGCTGGTCAACGTGTGGGGCACCTGGTGTATCTCGTGCCGCGTCGAACACCCGGTGCTGAACAAACTGGCCGAGAAGGGCGTGGTGATCTACGGCATCAACTACAAGGACGACAATGCGGCGGCCTTGAAGTGGCTGGCGGAATTCCATAACCCGTACCAGTTGGATATCCGCGACGAAGACGGCAACCTCGGTTTGAACCTTGGCGTGTACGGCGCCCCGGAAACCTTTTTCATCGATGCCAAAGGCGTGATCCGCGACAAATACGTCGGCGTGATCGACGAAGTGGTGTGGCGCGAGCAACTTGCCGCCAAGTACCAGGCGCTGGTCGATGAGGCCAAGCCATGA
- a CDS encoding molybdopterin molybdotransferase MoeA, which produces MDKPGKTGALMPVEDALRQLLDMAEAAPIREPHVLPLADCDGRVLAQDLISTLDLPPWPNSAMDGYALRLADWTGEPLPVSQRIFAGQAPQPLAAGTCARIFTGAPVPEGADCVEMQENAVVHADERVSFTEPLQAHQNIRPQGQETTVGERVLNAGTRLGPIELGLAASLGHDRLSVVRRVRVAVLSTGDELIEPGLPLGPGQIYNSNRRVLCSWLARMGCEVVDAGILPDDLEKTRKRLADLGNVDLILSTGGVSVGEADFLGIALREEGELALWKLAIKPGKPLTFGHFRGVPVIGLPGNPASTLVTFALLARPYLLRRQGVQEVEPLRFEVPVGFTWPKPGNRREYLRGRIEQGKAIIYRNQSSGVLRSAAWAEGFVEVLEGTTLAIGDRVNFIPLSEVLN; this is translated from the coding sequence GTGGATAAGCCCGGCAAAACCGGCGCGCTGATGCCGGTGGAAGACGCGCTGCGCCAACTGCTGGACATGGCCGAAGCCGCGCCGATCCGTGAGCCCCACGTGCTGCCGCTGGCTGACTGCGATGGCCGCGTATTGGCGCAAGACCTGATCTCCACCCTTGACCTGCCGCCCTGGCCGAACAGCGCCATGGACGGCTACGCCCTGCGCCTTGCGGACTGGACAGGCGAGCCCTTGCCGGTCAGCCAACGGATCTTCGCCGGCCAGGCGCCGCAGCCGTTGGCGGCTGGCACCTGTGCGCGCATCTTCACCGGCGCACCGGTGCCCGAAGGCGCCGATTGCGTAGAGATGCAGGAAAACGCCGTGGTCCACGCCGACGAACGCGTGAGCTTTACCGAGCCGTTGCAGGCGCACCAGAACATCCGCCCACAAGGCCAGGAAACCACCGTTGGCGAGCGGGTGTTGAACGCCGGCACGCGCCTGGGCCCAATCGAACTGGGCCTGGCCGCGTCCCTCGGCCACGACCGCCTGAGCGTGGTTCGCCGCGTGCGTGTGGCCGTGCTGTCCACCGGCGACGAGTTGATCGAGCCGGGTTTGCCGCTGGGCCCGGGACAGATCTACAACAGCAACCGCCGCGTGCTGTGCAGCTGGCTGGCGCGCATGGGCTGTGAAGTGGTTGATGCCGGGATCCTGCCGGATGACCTGGAAAAAACCCGCAAACGCCTGGCAGACCTGGGCAATGTCGACCTGATTCTGTCGACCGGCGGTGTGTCGGTGGGCGAGGCGGACTTCCTCGGCATCGCCCTGCGTGAAGAGGGCGAGCTGGCCCTGTGGAAGCTGGCGATCAAACCCGGCAAACCGCTGACCTTCGGCCATTTTCGCGGCGTGCCGGTGATCGGCCTGCCCGGCAACCCGGCCTCGACCCTGGTGACCTTTGCGTTGTTGGCGCGGCCTTACCTGCTGCGCCGCCAAGGTGTGCAAGAGGTTGAGCCGCTGCGTTTTGAAGTGCCGGTGGGGTTCACCTGGCCCAAGCCGGGCAACCGTCGCGAGTACCTGCGCGGGCGTATCGAGCAGGGCAAGGCGATCATCTACCGCAACCAAAGCTCCGGCGTGCTGCGCAGCGCGGCATGGGCGGAAGGGTTTGTGGAGGTGCTGGAAGGGACGACGCTGGCTATTGGCGATCGGGTCAATTTCATTCCCCTGAGTGAAGTCCTGAACTGA
- the ccmD gene encoding heme exporter protein CcmD, with the protein MSFNSFSEFLAMGHHGLYVWTAYGICLAVLALNVAAPILARKRYLQQEARRLRRETDK; encoded by the coding sequence ATGAGCTTTAACTCTTTCAGCGAATTTCTCGCCATGGGCCATCACGGCCTGTATGTCTGGACCGCCTATGGCATCTGCCTGGCGGTGCTGGCCCTCAACGTCGCCGCGCCGATCCTGGCCCGCAAGCGTTACCTGCAACAAGAGGCGCGTCGTTTGCGCCGGGAGACCGACAAGTGA
- the ccmB gene encoding heme exporter protein CcmB, with amino-acid sequence MSVFALLVAREARLLCRRPAELANPLVFFAIVIALFPLAVGPETKLLQTLSPGLVWVAALLSVLLSLDGLFRSDFEDGSLEQWVLSSHPLPLLVLAKVLAHWVFSGLALVLLSPLLAMMLGLPVECLPVLLLSLLLGTPVLSLLGAVGAALTVGLKRGGLLLALLILPLYIPVLILGSGALQAALMGMPATGYLLWLGSLTALAVTLTPFAIAAGLKISVGE; translated from the coding sequence ATGAGTGTGTTCGCCCTGCTGGTCGCCCGCGAAGCGCGGCTGTTGTGCCGCCGCCCGGCTGAATTGGCCAACCCGCTGGTGTTCTTCGCCATTGTCATCGCCCTGTTCCCGCTGGCGGTCGGTCCCGAGACTAAACTGTTGCAAACCTTGTCCCCAGGACTGGTGTGGGTAGCGGCGCTTTTATCCGTCCTGCTCTCGCTGGACGGGCTGTTTCGCAGTGATTTTGAAGACGGTTCCCTTGAACAGTGGGTCCTTTCGTCGCACCCTTTGCCACTTCTGGTACTGGCCAAGGTGCTGGCACACTGGGTTTTTTCCGGCTTGGCGCTAGTCTTGCTCTCGCCGCTGTTGGCGATGATGCTCGGCTTGCCCGTCGAATGCCTGCCGGTATTGCTGCTGTCTCTGTTACTCGGTACGCCGGTGCTCAGCCTGTTGGGGGCGGTGGGCGCAGCGTTGACCGTCGGTTTAAAGCGCGGCGGCCTGTTACTGGCCCTGCTGATTCTGCCTTTGTATATCCCGGTGTTGATCCTCGGCAGCGGCGCCTTGCAGGCCGCGCTCATGGGCATGCCGGCGACCGGTTACCTCCTGTGGCTTGGCAGCCTGACCGCCCTGGCGGTAACCCTGACACCCTTTGCTATAGCGGCTGGCCTGAAGATCAGCGTCGGCGAATAA
- a CDS encoding heme ABC transporter permease has translation MNWTWFHKLGSPKWFYGISARLLPWLSVAAVLLIGIGLVWGLAFAPPDYQQGNSFRIIYIHVPAAMLAQSCYVMLAVCGVVGLVWKMKLADVALQCAAPIGAWMTAVALVTGAIWGKPTWGSWWVWDARLTSMLILLFLYFGLIALGNAISNRDSAAKACAVLAIVGVINIPIIKYSVQWWNTLHQGATFTLTEKPAMPVEMWAPLLLMVLGFYCFFGAVLLMRMRLEVLKREARTSWVKAEVQNSLGARG, from the coding sequence ATGAACTGGACCTGGTTTCACAAGCTCGGCTCGCCCAAATGGTTTTACGGCATCAGCGCCAGGCTGCTGCCGTGGTTGAGTGTCGCCGCCGTGTTGCTGATCGGCATCGGCCTGGTCTGGGGCCTGGCCTTCGCGCCGCCGGACTACCAGCAAGGCAACAGCTTTCGCATCATTTATATCCACGTACCCGCCGCAATGCTGGCGCAGTCCTGCTACGTGATGCTGGCGGTGTGCGGCGTCGTCGGCCTGGTGTGGAAGATGAAACTGGCCGACGTCGCCCTGCAATGCGCCGCGCCCATCGGTGCGTGGATGACCGCCGTGGCGCTGGTCACCGGCGCGATCTGGGGCAAACCGACCTGGGGTTCGTGGTGGGTGTGGGACGCGCGCCTCACCTCGATGCTGATCCTGCTATTCCTGTACTTCGGCCTGATTGCGCTGGGCAACGCCATCAGCAACCGTGACAGCGCCGCCAAGGCCTGCGCGGTGCTGGCCATCGTTGGCGTGATCAACATCCCGATCATCAAATACTCGGTGCAGTGGTGGAACACCCTGCACCAGGGCGCCACCTTCACCCTCACTGAAAAGCCGGCAATGCCCGTGGAAATGTGGGCGCCGCTGCTGCTGATGGTGCTGGGGTTCTACTGCTTCTTCGGCGCTGTGCTGCTGATGCGCATGCGTCTGGAAGTGCTCAAGCGCGAAGCCCGCACCAGCTGGGTCAAGGCCGAAGTGCAAAACAGCCTGGGAGCGCGTGGATGA
- the ccmI gene encoding c-type cytochrome biogenesis protein CcmI, which translates to MIDFWLAAGLLLLIALSFLLIPVLRGRRAQREEDRTALNVALYQERVAELQVQQDEGVLNAAQLDTGRAEAARELLADTEGVEKPRESRLGKPLPFLAAFLVPVLGVALYLHYGASDKVELTREFSQPPVSMQDMTQRLERAAAAQPDSPEGLYFLGRAYMAQDRSADAAKVFERTVALAGRRPELLGQWAQAQYFADNKQWSPKVQALTDEALKLDPKEVTSLGLLGIAAFEGQRYQEAIDYWNRLLAQLPAQDNSRVALQGGIDRAAEKLKENGGTVAQKTVMNVRVDLSAEVKAKALPTDSVFIFARAVSGPPAPLAAKRVTVAELPITVELGDADAMMPQLKLSNFPEVQLVARISRAGQPTTGEWIGRSQPLASSTTALQQLTIDSPDK; encoded by the coding sequence ATGATTGATTTTTGGCTCGCAGCAGGGTTGCTGCTTCTGATTGCCCTGAGTTTCCTGTTAATCCCTGTATTGCGCGGCCGCCGTGCCCAGCGTGAAGAGGATCGCACCGCGCTGAACGTGGCGCTTTACCAAGAACGCGTGGCCGAGCTGCAAGTGCAGCAGGACGAAGGCGTGCTCAACGCCGCGCAACTCGACACCGGCCGTGCCGAAGCTGCCCGCGAACTGCTGGCCGATACCGAAGGCGTGGAAAAACCCCGCGAATCGCGCCTCGGCAAACCGCTGCCGTTTCTGGCGGCTTTTCTGGTGCCGGTTTTGGGTGTTGCGCTGTACCTGCATTACGGCGCCAGCGACAAGGTCGAACTGACCCGCGAATTCTCCCAGCCGCCAGTGTCCATGCAGGACATGACCCAGCGCCTGGAGCGTGCCGCCGCCGCCCAGCCGGATTCGCCGGAAGGCTTGTACTTCCTGGGCCGCGCCTACATGGCCCAGGACCGTTCGGCCGATGCCGCGAAGGTCTTCGAGCGCACCGTGGCCCTGGCCGGTCGCCGGCCGGAACTGCTCGGCCAATGGGCGCAGGCGCAGTACTTTGCCGACAATAAACAGTGGTCGCCCAAAGTGCAGGCGCTGACCGATGAGGCCTTGAAGCTGGACCCGAAGGAAGTCACCAGCCTCGGCCTGCTGGGTATCGCCGCCTTCGAAGGCCAGCGTTATCAGGAAGCCATCGACTACTGGAACCGCCTGTTGGCGCAACTGCCAGCGCAAGACAATTCCCGGGTCGCGCTGCAAGGCGGGATTGACCGCGCGGCCGAAAAGCTCAAGGAAAACGGCGGCACCGTGGCGCAAAAGACAGTGATGAACGTACGTGTGGACCTGTCTGCCGAGGTGAAAGCCAAAGCCCTGCCCACCGACAGCGTGTTCATCTTCGCCCGCGCCGTCTCCGGCCCGCCTGCGCCGCTGGCGGCCAAGCGCGTGACCGTCGCCGAACTGCCGATCACCGTGGAACTGGGCGATGCGGACGCGATGATGCCGCAGTTGAAACTGTCCAACTTCCCCGAAGTCCAACTGGTTGCGCGCATATCCCGGGCCGGTCAGCCGACCACGGGCGAGTGGATCGGCCGCAGCCAACCGCTGGCCAGCTCCACCACTGCGCTGCAGCAGCTGACTATCGACAGTCCGGACAAGTAA
- a CDS encoding cytochrome c-type biogenesis protein: MKRLLAAAVLALGLVGVAHAAIDTYEFAKDSDRERFRELTKELRCPKCQNQDIADSNAPIAADLRKEIFRMLGEGKDNQQIIDFMVDRYGDFVRYKPALTGKTALLWFGPAGLLLAGVVVMAVIVRRRRAAPTDGSDALSPEERKRLDQLLDTKTDD, encoded by the coding sequence ATGAAGCGTCTGTTAGCCGCTGCGGTTCTCGCACTCGGGTTGGTCGGCGTCGCGCATGCGGCCATCGACACTTACGAGTTCGCCAAGGACAGTGACCGCGAGCGTTTTCGCGAACTGACCAAGGAACTGCGCTGCCCCAAGTGCCAGAACCAGGACATCGCCGACTCCAACGCGCCGATTGCCGCCGACTTGCGCAAAGAGATCTTCCGCATGCTGGGGGAGGGCAAGGACAACCAGCAGATCATCGACTTCATGGTCGACCGCTACGGTGATTTCGTGCGTTACAAACCGGCCCTCACCGGCAAGACCGCGCTGCTCTGGTTCGGCCCTGCCGGGCTGTTGCTGGCCGGCGTGGTGGTGATGGCCGTGATCGTCCGCCGTCGCCGCGCCGCGCCTACTGATGGCTCCGACGCGTTATCCCCTGAAGAGCGCAAACGCCTCGACCAATTGCTGGACACCAAGACTGATGATTGA
- a CDS encoding EscU/YscU/HrcU family type III secretion system export apparatus switch protein, with the protein MKNPSPPRQAIALKYDGQQAPTLTAKGDDALAEAILKLARENEVPIYENAELVKLLARMELGDSIPEELYRTVAEIIAFAWTLKGKFPVGYNPNAEPVERDVTERGDDY; encoded by the coding sequence ATGAAAAACCCGTCTCCACCACGCCAGGCGATTGCGCTCAAGTATGACGGCCAGCAAGCCCCGACCTTGACGGCCAAGGGCGACGACGCCCTGGCTGAAGCCATTTTGAAGTTGGCGCGGGAAAATGAAGTGCCGATCTATGAGAACGCCGAGCTGGTGAAGCTGCTGGCACGCATGGAACTGGGCGACAGTATCCCCGAAGAGTTGTACCGCACGGTGGCAGAGATTATCGCGTTTGCGTGGACGCTGAAGGGCAAGTTCCCGGTGGGCTACAACCCGAATGCCGAGCCGGTGGAGCGGGATGTGACTGAGCGTGGGGATGATTACTGA
- a CDS encoding DUF6124 family protein: MKKVTPNPPPSPSDDTPQTPPNLIFTVRPGLSTEVALSNASEMLESATVCAYDCAEHLDDSSRKQVLAVVQMLEIAQLLVDQALNRECPVA, translated from the coding sequence ATGAAAAAAGTCACGCCCAATCCCCCGCCATCCCCCTCGGATGACACCCCACAAACCCCACCCAACCTCATCTTCACCGTCCGCCCCGGCCTCAGCACTGAAGTTGCCTTGAGCAATGCCAGCGAGATGCTGGAATCGGCGACCGTGTGCGCTTACGACTGTGCCGAGCACTTGGATGACTCAAGCCGCAAGCAGGTACTGGCGGTGGTGCAGATGCTTGAGATTGCGCAGTTGTTGGTGGATCAAGCACTGAATCGCGAGTGCCCCGTGGCCTGA
- a CDS encoding heme lyase CcmF/NrfE family subunit, whose amino-acid sequence MTSALFIPELGQLAMILALCFAVVQAVVPLLGAWRGDRLWMSLAQPAAWGQFAFLLFAFGCLTYAFMTDDFSVAYVANNSNSALPWYYKFSAVWGAHEGSLLLWALILGGWTFAVSVFSRQLPQVMLARVLAVMGMISIGFLLFLIMTSNPFSRILPQIPVDGHDLNPLLQDIGLIVHPPMLYMGYVGFSVAFAFAIAALLGGRLDAAWARWSRPWTIVAWAFLGIGITLGSWWAYYELGWGGWWFWDPVENASFMPWLVGTALIHSLAVTEKRGVFKSWTVLLAIAAFSLSLLGTFLVRSGVLTSVHAFASDPARGVFILIFLLFVVGGSLTLFALRAPVVKSQVGFNLWSRETLLLGNNLVLVVAASMILLGTLYPLVLDALSGAKLSVGPPYFNALFIPLMGLLMVVMAVGVLVRWKDTPVKWLAGMLMPVLLGSVALAVIAGFAYGDFNWAVLATFLLAAWVLLAGVRDIFDKTRHKGLIKGLPTLTRSYWGMQVAHIGIAVCALGVVLSSQNSAERDLRLAPGESMDLAGYHFIFEGAKHFEGPNFTSDKGTVRVVRNGKEVAVLHPEKRLYTVQSSMMTEAGIDAGFTRDLYVALGEPLGDGAWAVRVHVKPFVRWIWFGGLLTGFGGLLAALDRRYRVKVKSRVREALGLQGAPA is encoded by the coding sequence ATGACGTCCGCACTGTTTATTCCGGAGCTGGGCCAGTTGGCGATGATCCTCGCCCTGTGCTTTGCCGTCGTTCAGGCCGTGGTGCCGTTGCTCGGCGCCTGGCGCGGTGATCGCCTGTGGATGAGCCTGGCACAGCCGGCCGCCTGGGGCCAGTTTGCCTTTCTGCTGTTCGCGTTTGGCTGCCTGACCTACGCCTTTATGACCGACGACTTTTCCGTCGCCTATGTCGCCAACAACTCCAACAGCGCCTTGCCCTGGTACTACAAATTCAGCGCCGTATGGGGCGCCCACGAAGGTTCGTTGCTGTTGTGGGCCTTGATCCTCGGCGGCTGGACCTTCGCCGTGTCGGTGTTCTCGCGCCAACTGCCGCAAGTCATGCTGGCGCGGGTGCTGGCGGTGATGGGCATGATCAGCATCGGTTTTTTGCTGTTCCTGATCATGACCTCCAACCCGTTCAGCCGCATCCTGCCGCAGATCCCGGTGGACGGCCATGACCTCAACCCGCTGCTGCAAGACATCGGCCTGATCGTGCACCCGCCGATGCTCTACATGGGTTACGTGGGTTTCTCGGTGGCCTTCGCTTTCGCCATCGCTGCCTTGCTCGGCGGGCGCCTCGATGCGGCCTGGGCGCGTTGGTCGCGGCCATGGACCATCGTGGCCTGGGCCTTCCTCGGGATCGGCATCACCTTGGGCTCGTGGTGGGCCTACTACGAACTCGGCTGGGGCGGCTGGTGGTTCTGGGACCCGGTGGAAAACGCCTCGTTCATGCCCTGGCTGGTCGGCACCGCGCTGATTCACTCGCTGGCCGTCACCGAAAAGCGTGGTGTGTTCAAGAGCTGGACTGTTCTGCTGGCGATTGCCGCGTTTTCCCTCAGCCTGCTCGGCACCTTCCTTGTGCGTTCGGGCGTGCTGACTTCGGTACACGCGTTCGCCTCCGACCCTGCGCGCGGCGTGTTCATCCTGATCTTCCTGCTGTTTGTGGTCGGCGGCTCGCTCACCCTGTTCGCCCTGCGTGCGCCGGTGGTCAAGAGCCAGGTCGGTTTCAACCTGTGGTCGCGGGAAACCCTGTTGCTGGGCAATAACCTGGTGCTGGTGGTGGCCGCGTCGATGATCCTGCTCGGCACCTTGTACCCGCTGGTGCTGGACGCGCTGAGCGGCGCCAAGCTGTCGGTCGGCCCGCCGTACTTCAACGCGTTGTTCATCCCGCTGATGGGCCTGTTGATGGTGGTGATGGCCGTCGGCGTGCTGGTGCGCTGGAAAGACACCCCGGTGAAATGGCTGGCCGGCATGTTGATGCCGGTGCTGCTCGGCAGTGTGGCCTTGGCGGTGATCGCAGGCTTTGCCTACGGCGACTTCAACTGGGCCGTGCTCGCCACCTTCCTGCTCGCCGCCTGGGTGTTGCTGGCCGGCGTACGCGACATCTTCGACAAAACCCGCCACAAAGGCCTGATCAAAGGTTTGCCGACGCTGACCCGCAGCTACTGGGGCATGCAAGTCGCGCATATCGGCATCGCCGTGTGCGCCCTCGGCGTGGTGCTGTCCAGCCAGAACAGCGCCGAGCGCGACCTGCGCCTGGCGCCGGGCGAGTCCATGGACCTGGCCGGTTACCACTTCATCTTCGAGGGCGCCAAGCACTTCGAAGGCCCGAACTTCACCTCAGACAAAGGCACCGTGCGTGTGGTGCGCAACGGCAAGGAAGTGGCGGTGCTGCACCCGGAAAAACGCCTGTACACGGTGCAGAGTTCGATGATGACCGAAGCCGGTATCGACGCTGGTTTCACCCGCGACCTCTACGTAGCGCTGGGTGAACCGCTGGGCGACGGCGCCTGGGCGGTGCGGGTGCATGTGAAACCGTTCGTGCGCTGGATTTGGTTCGGCGGTTTGCTCACCGGTTTCGGTGGTTTGCTGGCCGCGCTGGACCGGCGTTATCGGGTCAAAGTAAAAAGCCGCGTGCGTGAAGCCCTCGGCCTGCAAGGAGCGCCAGCATGA